From Polaribacter haliotis:
TTCGGAAACATTTCTAGAATGGTGTGCATGATGCACCAACATATTATTTGGTTTACTCACGCATAAGATGTGTTCATCTTCAAAAATGATTGTTATATTCATTGGTTGTTTTTGGTTTTCAAAAATAAGACTTAATTTGTGATATCTTTAAATGTTTTTTAAAGTGAATTTTGTAAATTAGAACAATAACTGTAAGTAAATTATAAAATTATGAGAATAGCAATTTTAAGTTTTTTAGTCATTTTTATGAGCTGTGCAGGTACTAAAAATACAGCAACACCATCAGAAATAAACGATTTAAAAGAAATCGTAAACAATAAAAAAATTGAAGTAAACTTTAATTGGGCAAGACCAACAGGAGGAATTAATAATATAAGAGGAATTGAAAATTTATTGCCTAGAGGAAGTAATATGAGCAATATAGATTTAATGGGAAATCCTAATTTTTTTAGAATTAACGGAGATAGTATCCATATGGATTTGCCTTATTATGGGCAGAGACAAATTTCTGGTGGTTACAATTCAGATAGTGGAGTTAAGTTTGAAGGGAAACCTAAAGAATTTTCTAAAACTTATAATAGCAAAAAAAATGCCTATATTTTAAAATATTCTTTAAATGAGAATACCGAAAATTACAATGTAACACTTACATTATTTTCCAATAAAAGAAGTTCTTTAAATATAAATAGCACCCACAGATCTACAATTTCTTATGATGGTAAATGGAAAGAATATGTATTTAAAAAGAAATAGTTTATAAAGGTTTTAGATTACTCTTTACCTATTGATGTAATTTCGAAACCAGATTTTTCAAATTCAAGACCTAAACCTCCAAATTTTTTTAAAATAAAATTGAGTATTAAACATCCTATCCAGCCAAAAATAAAACCAAATTTAAAGTATAAAATAGGGCCTAATACACTACCCACAATAATTCCATATTTAGTGGCATCTACTTTTTTTAAGTTATTTATAGTTGTTATTTAAATTAAAAAAGCCCTCTCGCTTTTAATTCCAAGTATTTATTAATGGTATCTCCTGTTAGATTTTCTGGGGAAGTTAGCACAGATTGTATTCCGTATTTCTTTAATTCGTTTACAATACTAATTTTTTCGTACATAAATTTTTCTGCAATAATACTATCATAAACATCTTGGATGTTATTTGCTTTCGTATTAATTAAAGTCTGTAATTCTGTATTTTTAAAGAAAACAACCAAAACTAAATGGTTTTTTGCCAACGCACGTAAATAGGTAAGTTGCCTATTTAAACCATCCATAGTTTCGAAGTTTGTGTAGATAATAAGTAAACTTCTATGAGTTATTTTTCTTTTAATAACGGAATATAATGTACTAAAATCGGATTCTGAAAAGTCGGTTTTTATGTTGTGGAGCGTTTCTGAAATTAAAGACATTTGTGAGCTGCGTTTTTCAGCAACAATCCAATCTTCTAATTTCTTAGAAAACGTTAACATACCAGCCTTGTCTTGCTTTTTTAAAATTACATTACTTATGGCCAAGGTTGCATTTATAGCGTAATCTAACAAACTTAATTCGTTAAATTGCATTTGCATTGCACGTCCTTTGTCTATAATCGAATACACAGGTTGCGATTTTTCTTCTACATATTGGTTTACCATTAATTGGTTACTTTTCGCAGTTGCTTTCCAATTTAGCGTTCTAATATCATCTCCAGAAACATACTCTTTAATTTGCTCAAACTCTAAAGAATGTCCAATTCTTCTTATTTTCTTCGTTCCATAAGAAATGGATTGATTCGTAAAAGAAGTAATATCAAAATCTCTTAGCTTTAAGAAAGAAGGGTAGCATTTTAATACTTTTTCTTCGCCTAAAATATATTTTTTAGTAACTAATTGCAAAGGTGAATTCACATAAGCATTAATATTACCAAAATTATAAACACCTCTTTCTGTTGGCTTTAAATTGTAGTGAAGGTTTTTTTCTTCTTTTGAAGTTAAAGTCAATGGAAAAATAAAATCTCTTTTTTGGAACTGAAAAGGCAATTCTTCAATAATTGAAATATGTGTTTTAAAAGAATAATGATTGTCAATCTTTAATGTAATTTTATTTTCATCTCCATTAGACAATCTTTCTGGTAAAAAACGAGTGATTGCAACTCCTTTTTTAGTTTTATATAGAAGAAACAAATCAACAAAAACTAAAAAACAAAGCACAAACAGTAACACTTTAGAAACTTCAAAAAAGATAGGCACAAAAAAACCGAATACAAATAGTACTGCAATTCCTCCTAAATAATAGAAGAATTTATTGTGAAGAAATAAAGTTTTGTAAAAATGCTTCAATTTGTTGTATAAATGTTTAATTGTTTAATCGTGTAATTGTTAATTGCGATTGCAACTCTTTTTCCTCTCGCAAAATAGCAAAGACGTAAAGTTTTTTGTTTTTTACTGCTACTGCTACTGCTACTGCAAACTGCGACTGCCAACTGCAGACTGAATACTGCAGACTGAATACTGCCTACTTAAAAACTAACGTGGAATCTCTACTGCTTCAATAATTTGTTCTATAATTTGTTTGCTAGTTAAACCTTCCATTTCTCTTTCTGGTGTTACAATTACTCTGTGTTGTAAAACAGGAATTGCTGCTCTTTTAATATCTTCTGGCGTTACAAAATCTCTTCCTTCAATTGCTGCAAAAGCTTTGGAAGCCCCTAAAATAGCAATACTAGCTCTTGGAGAAGCTCCTAAATATAAAAATGAATTAGAACGCGTGTTCACCACAATATTTGCGATGTATTTTAATAGATTTTCTTCAATGGTAATCTGATTCACCAAACCTCTAAATTCCATAATTTTTGAAGCTGAAATAACAGTTTCTATCTTACTTATTTTGGTTGTATTTAATAGCGCTTGTTCTTTTAAAATGATTTCAAATTCTTCTGCAGCATTTGGGTATTCAACATTAATTTTGAATAAAAAACGATCTAATTGCGCTTCTGGCAAACGATATGTTCCTTCTTGTTCGATTGGATTTTGGGTAGCCAATACAATAAAAGGTTCGTCCATTTTATAGGTGGAACCATCGATTGTTACTTGTTTTTCTTCCATTACCTCAAACAAAGCTGCTTGTGTTTTTGCTGGAGCACGATTAATTTCATCAATTAAAATCATATTCGAGAAAATTGGCCCTTTTTTAAACTCAAACTCTGTGGTTTGTAAGTTGTAAACAGAAGTACCCAAAATATCCGATGGCATTAAATCTGGTGTAAACTGTATTCTACTAAAATCGACAGCAATCGTCTTAGAAAGTAGTTTTGCTGTAATGGTTTTTGCAACTCCTGGAACTCCTTCAATTAAAACATGCCCGTCTGAAAGCAGTGCCACCAAAAGGAGATCTAACATATCTTTCTGACCCACAATTACTTTTTTCAATTGTTGTTTTATCAGAAAAACATTCTCTTGTAATTCCTTTAAATCGATTCTGTTTTCAAACTCAATTTTATCGGGAGTTTGTTCGTTGTTTTGTGTTTCCATATATTATTTATTAAAGAAATTTTCTATCATTTTATGCAACCCAATTAACTCTTCCTCAGAACATTCTGCTCTTTTATTTAAAGTGATAATAGTATTGATTAAGTATTTTGTTCTCTGAAGTTCGTTGCCAGATTTTGTTGCTAATTTATTAATAAAATCTTCATTTAAATTATTGGTATTTATCAAGTATTTAGAACGGACTTTCTCCAAAAAATATGCAATTTTCTTGTCGATTAAATTTTTATGATCTTTTTCATTCAAATACAAATTGGCAATCGTTTGTGTAAATTCTACAGTGGTATTTTTTAAGGGTGCAATTTCTGGGATTGCACGTTGTTTTCTTCTAGCATTAAAGAGCATAAACAACAATAACCCAACTAAAGAAACAACTAAAAACCAGGTAAGAGTTGGATGCTGTAAAAAGAATTTAAAAACCGAAGGTTGCTTTCTATTATTATTAGAATATTTGCTCGATTTTATGTGAGTATCCCATAAAACTTCATTATTTGGTAAATAGGAGAGAAGGTTTGCTGTATATGCATCTTTATTACTCAACATATAGTAATTTGTAAAAACAATTGGGTTTGTATGCAAGTAAAAAGCGCCTTTTCCATGATATACTTTTATAAAATTTGGTACTTGTTCTCCACCTACAACTGTGGTTCCTAAAACTTTCGTTTTTGTATCACTATATTGTAGAAAATAATTTCTACGGATATTTCTATCAAATTTGAAAGCTTCTGTACCAAAATCAGTAT
This genomic window contains:
- a CDS encoding DUF4251 domain-containing protein; amino-acid sequence: MRIAILSFLVIFMSCAGTKNTATPSEINDLKEIVNNKKIEVNFNWARPTGGINNIRGIENLLPRGSNMSNIDLMGNPNFFRINGDSIHMDLPYYGQRQISGGYNSDSGVKFEGKPKEFSKTYNSKKNAYILKYSLNENTENYNVTLTLFSNKRSSLNINSTHRSTISYDGKWKEYVFKKK
- a CDS encoding DUF58 domain-containing protein, whose amino-acid sequence is MKHFYKTLFLHNKFFYYLGGIAVLFVFGFFVPIFFEVSKVLLFVLCFLVFVDLFLLYKTKKGVAITRFLPERLSNGDENKITLKIDNHYSFKTHISIIEELPFQFQKRDFIFPLTLTSKEEKNLHYNLKPTERGVYNFGNINAYVNSPLQLVTKKYILGEEKVLKCYPSFLKLRDFDITSFTNQSISYGTKKIRRIGHSLEFEQIKEYVSGDDIRTLNWKATAKSNQLMVNQYVEEKSQPVYSIIDKGRAMQMQFNELSLLDYAINATLAISNVILKKQDKAGMLTFSKKLEDWIVAEKRSSQMSLISETLHNIKTDFSESDFSTLYSVIKRKITHRSLLIIYTNFETMDGLNRQLTYLRALAKNHLVLVVFFKNTELQTLINTKANNIQDVYDSIIAEKFMYEKISIVNELKKYGIQSVLTSPENLTGDTINKYLELKARGLF
- a CDS encoding AAA family ATPase; the encoded protein is METQNNEQTPDKIEFENRIDLKELQENVFLIKQQLKKVIVGQKDMLDLLLVALLSDGHVLIEGVPGVAKTITAKLLSKTIAVDFSRIQFTPDLMPSDILGTSVYNLQTTEFEFKKGPIFSNMILIDEINRAPAKTQAALFEVMEEKQVTIDGSTYKMDEPFIVLATQNPIEQEGTYRLPEAQLDRFLFKINVEYPNAAEEFEIILKEQALLNTTKISKIETVISASKIMEFRGLVNQITIEENLLKYIANIVVNTRSNSFLYLGASPRASIAILGASKAFAAIEGRDFVTPEDIKRAAIPVLQHRVIVTPEREMEGLTSKQIIEQIIEAVEIPR
- a CDS encoding DUF4350 domain-containing protein; this encodes MIKFTYIKYSSFLVFFVLFASCKKTNWRENFREKEKSPFGNYIISKEATNLFPKEKITFLDENIYDFLLFDNPEDSTTTRNYILIKHSAYHQTKEGTDELLDFVSQGNSAFIALNFFSERFKEALEFTTNNLDENVWSIHALKKLEGEFYLKNTDFGTEAFKFDRNIRRNYFLQYSDTKTKVLGTTVVGGEQVPNFIKVYHGKGAFYLHTNPIVFTNYYMLSNKDAYTANLLSYLPNNEVLWDTHIKSSKYSNNNRKQPSVFKFFLQHPTLTWFLVVSLVGLLLFMLFNARRKQRAIPEIAPLKNTTVEFTQTIANLYLNEKDHKNLIDKKIAYFLEKVRSKYLINTNNLNEDFINKLATKSGNELQRTKYLINTIITLNKRAECSEEELIGLHKMIENFFNK